A section of the Mycolicibacterium anyangense genome encodes:
- the panD gene encoding aspartate 1-decarboxylase gives MLRTMLGGKIHRATVTQADLHYVGSVTIDSELMSHAGILDGEQVHIVDVTSGARLVTYAISGAAGSGVIGINGAAAHLISPGNIVIIMSFLGLDTAEQDVHKSRVVHVDSGNRIVAVGSDPAEPVPGAIDQMAGA, from the coding sequence ATGCTGCGAACAATGCTGGGCGGGAAGATCCACCGGGCAACCGTGACTCAAGCCGACCTGCACTATGTCGGGTCGGTCACGATCGACTCGGAGTTGATGTCGCACGCCGGCATCCTCGACGGTGAACAGGTCCACATCGTCGATGTCACCAGCGGGGCACGGCTGGTGACCTACGCGATCTCGGGGGCCGCCGGTTCCGGGGTGATCGGGATCAACGGCGCGGCGGCGCACCTCATTTCGCCGGGGAACATCGTGATCATCATGTCGTTCCTCGGGCTCGACACCGCTGAACAGGACGTGCACAAGAGCCGGGTCGTGCACGTCGACTCCGGCAACCGCATCGTCGCGGTGGGATCCGACCCGGCCGAGCCGGTGCCGGGCGCGATCGACCAGATGGCGG